GGTCGTGACCGAGGTCATGGACGTCCGAAAGGTCGAACTCGTGGCCCAATACGCCGACGTCCTGCAGATCGGGGCCCGCAACATGCAGAACTACGACCTGCTCAAAGAGGTCGGCCAGTCCCGGACACCGATCCTCCTCAAGCGGGGCCTGACGGCGAAGTACGAGGAACTCCTCTTAGCGGCCGAATACGTCGCGACGGGCGGGAACATGGCGATCATGCTGTGCGAACGCGGGATCCGGACGTTCGAGACCCAAACGAGGAACATGCTCGACATCGGTGCCGTGCCCGTCCTTCACGGGCTCTCGCACCTGCCCGTCATCGTCGACCCCTCGCAAGGGTCAGGAAAGCGCGACCTGGTTTCGGCCCTCTCACGGGCGGCGATCGCGGCCGGGGCGGACGGCCTCATCATCGAGGTGCATCCGAACCCGGACCATGCGATCAAGGACGGCCCGCAAAGCTTGACGTTCCCTCAGTTCGACGAGATGGTCGAACCCTTGGCGCGGATCGCACAGGCCGTCGGTCGGACGATGGCCACCCGTCCTGTGCCGGTCTAGCGCCGCGTCGAGGCCGCGTCCAAGTGGACGTTGGCCGCGCGGAGGCGGCACGCAAGGATCCGCCCCAGGTTTTCCATGACCTGGGCCTTGAGCGCGTGGTCGTGTTCGAGCAGTCCCCGAAGGTCGGCCGACGGAATGACCGCGACCTTACACTGTCCCTTTGCGACGACGTTGGCAGAACGCGGCTCCGAATCGACGAGCGACACTTCTCCCAGGACGGCGCCAGGGCCGACCTCGGCGACCGTTTCGCCGGAAAACGTCCGGATGGCGGCGGTGCCTTCGAGGACAAGGACAAGGTCCGTGTTGCGGTCGAACTGACGGACGACGGTGTCGCCCCCGTCCACTCGTCGCTC
This genomic window from Armatimonadota bacterium contains:
- the aroF gene encoding 3-deoxy-7-phosphoheptulonate synthase, coding for MIIVLRQGHPDAVTKVTKELEDHGYQVLPVFGVEKTIVCAVGGEEHRNVDFLEQLKAHESVEDVLLITRPYKLVSTESQPGRSVVDVGGVKVGGNEVVMMAGPCTVESEEQVMATAETVAARGAKILRGGAYKPSTSPYSFQGMGVPGLKILRQAADRFGMKVVTEVMDVRKVELVAQYADVLQIGARNMQNYDLLKEVGQSRTPILLKRGLTAKYEELLLAAEYVATGGNMAIMLCERGIRTFETQTRNMLDIGAVPVLHGLSHLPVIVDPSQGSGKRDLVSALSRAAIAAGADGLIIEVHPNPDHAIKDGPQSLTFPQFDEMVEPLARIAQAVGRTMATRPVPV
- a CDS encoding cyclic nucleotide-binding domain-containing protein translates to MTIPATVRDNPLFKNLTDDQAAALFALASERRVDGGDTVVRQFDRNTDLVLVLEGTAAIRTFSGETVAEVGPGAVLGEVSLVDSEPRSANVVAKGQCKVAVIPSADLRGLLEHDHALKAQVMENLGRILACRLRAANVHLDAASTRR